Proteins from one Bradyrhizobium roseum genomic window:
- a CDS encoding vitamin B12-dependent ribonucleotide reductase: MRIERRNTTSGQSPYTGIDFRLTTSEIRNPDGSIVFRLENVEVPQFWSQVASDVLAQKYFRKAGVAARLKKVEEETVPSWLWRSVPDTEALALLPESERFVSELSAKQVFDRLAGCWTYWGWKGKYFSSEEDAQAFFDELRFMLAKQMVAPNSPQWFNTGLHWAYGVDGPGQGHYYVDPFSGKLTKSKSSYEHPQPHACFIQGVGDDLVNEGGIMDLWVREARLFKYGSGTGSNFSRLRGEGEKLSGGGRSSGLMSFLKIGDRAAGAIKSGGTTRRAAKMVVVDADHPDIETYIDWKVKEEQKVAALVTGSKINQKHLKAVLKACVNCEGSGDDCFDPEKNPALRREIKLARRALVSDNVIKRVIQFAKQGYKDIDFPTYDTDWDSEAYLTVSGQNSNNSVSLKDDFLRAVETDGDWNLIGRTNKKVTKTLKARELWEKIGHAAWASADPGLHFNTTMNDWHTCKASGDIRASNPCSEYMFLDDTACNLASANLITFYSTTTKRFDIESYEHLCRLWTIVLEISVMMAQFPSKAIAELSYEFRTLGLGFANIGGLLMTMGLPYDSKEGRALCGALTAVMTGVAYATSAEMAKELGPFPGYKKNAAHMLRVIRNHRRAAHGESRGYEALAVSPVPLDHASCPQADIVDRAKAAWDQALELGELNGYRNAQTTVVAPTGTIGLVMDCDTTGIEPDFALVKFKKLAGGGYWKIINQAVPVALRTLGYSEADIAEIEAYAVGHGSLSNAPGINVSTLKAKGFTDEALAKVEKALPTAFDIKFAFNKWTFGEDFLRETLKIAAETIAAPGFDLLAALGFTKREIEAANVHICGAMTVEGAPHLKAEHYPVFDCANPCGKIGKRYLSVESHIRMMAASQPFISGAISKTINMPNDATVEDCKQAYLLSWKLALKANALYRDGSKLSQPLNSQLISDDDDEDDGIDTYYDKPMAARTAQVSEKIVEKLVERIVVMREREKMPDRRKGYTQKAVVGGHKVYLRTGEYDDGRIGEIFIDMHKEGAALRSFINNFAIAVSLGLQYGVPLEEYVDAFTFTRFEPAGPVQGNDSIKYATSILDYVFRELAVSYMSRFDLAHVDPTESNFDALGKGVEEGKEPHDGHQANKYLSKGLTRSRTDNLVVMRGVDVDARGSGNVTAIGGHGPSARLADTMEGAVALKQEAAHDLSPTERLEAVQWSKAGSAAVAVAPSKAERRAEAKAKGYEGEMCSECGNFTLVRNGTCMKCDTCGSTTGCS, encoded by the coding sequence ATGCGAATCGAGCGGCGCAACACCACTTCCGGCCAGTCTCCTTACACGGGGATTGATTTCAGGCTGACGACATCGGAGATCCGCAACCCCGATGGTTCGATCGTGTTCCGGCTCGAAAATGTCGAAGTGCCGCAGTTCTGGTCGCAGGTCGCCTCCGACGTGCTGGCGCAGAAGTATTTCCGCAAGGCCGGCGTCGCCGCGCGTCTGAAGAAGGTCGAGGAAGAGACCGTGCCGTCGTGGCTGTGGCGCTCGGTGCCCGACACCGAGGCGCTGGCCCTCCTCCCGGAATCCGAACGTTTCGTCAGCGAGCTCAGCGCAAAGCAGGTGTTCGACCGCCTCGCCGGCTGCTGGACCTATTGGGGCTGGAAGGGCAAGTATTTCTCGTCGGAAGAAGACGCGCAGGCGTTCTTCGACGAATTGCGCTTCATGCTCGCCAAGCAAATGGTCGCGCCGAACTCGCCGCAGTGGTTCAACACCGGCCTGCACTGGGCCTATGGCGTCGACGGCCCCGGCCAGGGCCATTATTACGTCGATCCCTTCAGCGGCAAGCTGACCAAATCGAAGTCGTCCTACGAGCATCCGCAGCCGCACGCCTGCTTCATCCAGGGCGTCGGTGACGACCTCGTCAACGAGGGCGGCATCATGGATTTGTGGGTGCGCGAGGCGCGCCTGTTCAAATACGGCTCCGGCACCGGCTCCAACTTCTCGCGTTTGCGCGGCGAAGGCGAAAAGCTGTCCGGCGGCGGCCGCTCCTCCGGCCTGATGTCCTTCCTCAAGATCGGCGACCGCGCGGCGGGCGCGATCAAGAGCGGCGGCACCACGCGCCGCGCGGCCAAGATGGTCGTGGTCGACGCCGACCACCCCGATATCGAGACCTATATCGACTGGAAGGTGAAGGAGGAGCAGAAGGTTGCCGCACTCGTCACCGGCTCCAAGATCAACCAGAAGCACCTGAAAGCCGTGCTGAAGGCCTGCGTGAACTGCGAAGGCTCCGGCGACGACTGTTTTGACCCGGAAAAGAACCCTGCCCTGCGCCGCGAGATCAAGCTCGCGCGCCGCGCGCTGGTGTCCGACAACGTCATCAAGCGCGTGATCCAGTTTGCAAAACAGGGCTACAAGGACATCGACTTCCCGACCTACGACACCGACTGGGATTCGGAAGCCTATCTCACCGTCTCCGGCCAGAACTCCAACAACTCGGTCTCGCTGAAGGACGATTTCCTCCGCGCCGTGGAAACCGACGGCGACTGGAACCTGATCGGCCGCACCAACAAGAAGGTGACCAAGACGCTGAAGGCCCGCGAGCTCTGGGAAAAGATCGGCCACGCCGCCTGGGCCTCGGCCGATCCCGGCCTGCACTTCAACACCACCATGAACGACTGGCACACCTGCAAGGCGTCCGGCGACATCCGCGCGTCGAACCCGTGCTCGGAATACATGTTCCTGGACGACACCGCGTGCAACCTCGCCTCGGCGAACCTGATCACGTTCTATTCGACCACGACCAAGCGGTTCGACATCGAATCCTACGAGCATCTCTGCCGCCTGTGGACCATCGTGCTGGAAATCTCCGTCATGATGGCGCAGTTCCCGTCAAAGGCGATCGCCGAACTCTCCTACGAGTTCCGCACGCTGGGCCTCGGCTTTGCCAACATCGGCGGCCTGCTGATGACCATGGGCCTGCCGTACGACTCCAAGGAAGGCCGCGCGCTGTGCGGCGCGCTGACCGCCGTGATGACCGGCGTCGCCTATGCCACCTCGGCCGAGATGGCCAAGGAGCTCGGCCCCTTCCCCGGCTACAAGAAGAACGCCGCGCACATGCTGCGCGTGATCCGCAACCATCGCCGCGCGGCGCACGGCGAATCCCGCGGCTATGAGGCGCTGGCGGTGAGCCCCGTGCCGCTCGATCACGCTTCCTGCCCGCAAGCCGACATCGTCGACCGCGCCAAGGCGGCCTGGGACCAGGCGCTCGAGCTCGGCGAACTCAACGGCTACCGCAACGCGCAGACCACGGTGGTGGCGCCGACCGGCACCATCGGCCTCGTCATGGATTGCGACACCACCGGCATCGAGCCAGACTTTGCGCTGGTGAAATTCAAGAAGCTCGCCGGCGGCGGCTACTGGAAGATCATCAACCAGGCGGTGCCGGTGGCGCTGCGGACGCTCGGCTACAGCGAGGCCGACATCGCGGAGATCGAGGCCTACGCCGTCGGCCACGGCTCGCTCTCCAACGCCCCCGGCATCAACGTCTCGACGCTGAAGGCCAAGGGCTTCACCGACGAAGCACTTGCAAAAGTCGAGAAGGCGCTGCCGACCGCGTTCGACATCAAGTTCGCCTTCAACAAGTGGACCTTTGGCGAGGATTTTCTGCGCGAGACGCTGAAGATCGCAGCCGAGACGATCGCGGCCCCCGGCTTCGACCTGCTCGCCGCCCTCGGCTTCACCAAGCGCGAGATCGAGGCCGCCAACGTCCACATCTGCGGCGCGATGACGGTCGAAGGCGCGCCGCATCTGAAGGCCGAGCACTATCCGGTGTTCGACTGCGCCAACCCGTGCGGCAAAATTGGAAAACGCTATCTGTCGGTCGAGAGCCACATCCGCATGATGGCGGCGTCGCAGCCGTTCATCTCGGGCGCGATCTCCAAGACGATCAACATGCCGAACGACGCCACCGTCGAGGATTGCAAGCAGGCTTACCTGCTGTCCTGGAAGCTCGCGCTGAAGGCCAACGCGCTCTACCGCGACGGCTCGAAGCTGAGCCAGCCCCTGAACTCGCAGCTCATCAGCGACGATGACGACGAGGATGACGGCATCGACACCTACTACGACAAGCCGATGGCGGCGCGCACCGCGCAGGTGTCGGAAAAGATCGTCGAAAAGCTGGTCGAGCGCATCGTGGTGATGCGCGAGCGCGAAAAGATGCCGGACCGCCGCAAGGGCTACACCCAGAAGGCGGTCGTCGGCGGCCACAAGGTCTATCTGCGGACCGGCGAATATGACGACGGCCGCATCGGCGAGATCTTCATCGACATGCACAAGGAAGGCGCGGCGCTGCGCTCCTTCATCAACAACTTCGCCATCGCGGTGTCGCTCGGCCTGCAATACGGCGTGCCGCTGGAGGAGTATGTCGACGCCTTCACCTTCACCCGCTTCGAGCCGGCCGGCCCCGTGCAGGGCAACGACTCGATCAAGTACGCGACCTCGATCCTCGACTATGTGTTCCGCGAACTCGCGGTCAGCTACATGTCGCGCTTCGATCTCGCGCACGTCGATCCGACCGAGTCGAATTTCGACGCGCTCGGCAAGGGCGTCGAGGAAGGCAAGGAGCCGCACGACGGCCACCAGGCCAACAAGTATCTGTCCAAGGGCCTGACCCGCTCGCGCACGGATAATCTGGTGGTGATGCGCGGCGTCGACGTCGACGCCCGCGGTTCCGGCAACGTCACCGCGATCGGCGGCCACGGCCCCAGCGCCCGCCTCGCCGACACAATGGAAGGCGCCGTCGCGCTGAAGCAGGAAGCGGCCCACGACCTGTCGCCGACGGAACGGCTGGAAGCCGTGCAGTGGAGCAAGGCCGGCAGTGCGGCGGTGGCGGTGGCGCCGAGCAAGGCCGAACGCCGGGCGGAAGCCAAGGCCAAGGGCTACGAGGGCGAGATGTGCTCGGAGTGCGGCAACTTCACGCTGGTGCGGAACGGGACGTGTATGAAGTGCGATACGTGTGGAAGTACCACGGGGTGTAGCTGA
- a CDS encoding zinc ribbon domain-containing protein YjdM, with amino-acid sequence MDDAMKCPACQSEHAYQDRGLWVCPECAHEWSAEAAAAVEASPEPGVRDSNGNVLADGDSVIVIKDLKVKGSSSVVKGGTKVRNIRLTEASDGHNIACKIDGIGAMNLKSEFVKKA; translated from the coding sequence ATGGACGACGCCATGAAATGCCCGGCATGCCAATCCGAGCATGCCTATCAGGATCGCGGCCTGTGGGTTTGTCCCGAATGCGCGCATGAATGGAGCGCCGAGGCGGCCGCTGCCGTGGAGGCCTCGCCCGAGCCGGGCGTCCGCGACAGCAACGGCAATGTGCTGGCCGATGGCGACAGCGTCATCGTCATCAAGGATCTCAAGGTCAAGGGATCGTCATCGGTCGTCAAGGGCGGCACCAAGGTCAGGAACATCCGCCTCACCGAGGCGAGCGATGGCCACAACATCGCCTGCAAGATCGACGGCATCGGCGCGATGAACCTGAAATCGGAGTTCGTGAAGAAGGCGTAG
- a CDS encoding ImmA/IrrE family metallo-endopeptidase, with translation MSGDDEIESAARNLRIKLGIDDQLRPDMPTVVFKLKDHGMIRDYVRVPDHEMPDDEARYDSFQKLLYIRESTFCAANSMFTYSVVERRRARFTIAHEVGHVALGHDGVRFRGSTAAPAEQIVQKIRRQENEANRFAAAFLAPAHLA, from the coding sequence ATGTCGGGAGACGACGAAATCGAGTCGGCCGCGCGCAACCTGCGGATCAAGCTTGGAATCGACGACCAACTTCGCCCCGACATGCCGACGGTGGTATTCAAGCTAAAAGATCACGGAATGATCAGGGATTACGTTCGCGTCCCTGATCATGAAATGCCAGATGATGAGGCCAGATACGACTCGTTTCAAAAACTTCTCTACATTCGCGAAAGCACATTTTGCGCCGCGAACTCCATGTTTACGTATTCAGTGGTAGAGCGGCGAAGGGCCAGGTTTACTATTGCTCACGAAGTAGGTCACGTCGCTTTGGGCCACGATGGCGTTCGTTTTCGCGGAAGTACCGCAGCTCCAGCAGAACAGATCGTCCAAAAGATTCGACGGCAAGAAAACGAAGCTAATCGATTTGCAGCAGCCTTCCTTGCACCAGCACATCTAGCCTAG